Proteins co-encoded in one Candidatus Nomurabacteria bacterium genomic window:
- a CDS encoding methyltransferase domain-containing protein, protein MAMKPNFTRKKKRKVHGATFWDKEYTNPEHLKLSENVSEDLAKFTRWLNRTRPDLLQPELHALDAGCGNGRNLIFLAQEFGMHGTGVDISSAAIAQAKQLSKALPITYHVGSAGKPLPATDESQALVLDMMASHFLNREERLALRDELFRVLVPGGHFFMKTFLKDADLHTARLLKDHPGAEEGSYIHPVMGVPEYVYSEKELVDFLSEKFIVRKIYRSHKHSYHGKARKRRTISIYAEKDFK, encoded by the coding sequence ATGGCAATGAAACCAAACTTCACTCGCAAGAAAAAGCGCAAGGTACACGGCGCGACATTTTGGGATAAAGAATATACCAACCCAGAGCACTTAAAACTCTCAGAAAACGTCAGTGAGGATTTGGCAAAATTTACCCGTTGGCTTAATCGTACTCGTCCTGACTTACTCCAACCAGAACTGCACGCACTCGATGCAGGTTGTGGAAATGGTCGTAATTTGATTTTTCTAGCGCAAGAGTTTGGCATGCACGGCACTGGTGTCGATATATCCTCAGCTGCCATCGCCCAAGCCAAACAACTCTCAAAGGCGCTCCCTATCACCTACCATGTCGGCAGTGCCGGAAAGCCACTACCAGCAACAGACGAAAGCCAGGCATTGGTACTCGACATGATGGCATCACACTTTTTAAATAGAGAAGAGCGTCTTGCATTGCGGGACGAACTTTTCCGCGTACTCGTTCCCGGCGGCCACTTTTTCATGAAAACCTTCCTCAAGGATGCTGATTTACACACCGCGCGCCTCCTTAAAGACCATCCTGGCGCGGAAGAAGGCTCTTATATACACCCCGTCATGGGCGTGCCAGAGTATGTCTACAGCGAAAAAGAGCTCGTTGACTTTTTGAGTGAAAAATTTATCGTGCGCAAGATTTATCGTTCGCACAAGCACAGCTACCACGGCAAAGCTCGTAAGCGTCGCACCATCTCAATCTACGCCGAGAAGGATTTTAAGTAG
- a CDS encoding thioredoxin domain-containing protein encodes MEEKNTQSNESSVVSAHPTASDFAPMSTQHQSSLVKDLAVPISIVIAGMFIGAGLYFSGGSAAPVPAAAVAEAEADNTGKVDPVVEGDHIKGSLEAPIKVVEFSDFDCPFCSRFHEVMDQVVAKYDDVAWVYRHMPLEQLHPNAPYVAVASECVAELAGNDGFWKFTDAYFAARGAGEQTAHETLVTTLAANAGVTKAALTECLESGRNNSKVQDDVNDAVETGGRGTPWSIIIGPSGKTYPINGALPQAAVEQLIEAARSDA; translated from the coding sequence ATGGAAGAAAAAAACACACAATCAAATGAGAGTTCTGTAGTATCAGCGCATCCAACTGCCAGTGATTTTGCACCAATGAGTACGCAGCATCAGTCATCACTTGTAAAAGATTTGGCAGTGCCAATTTCTATCGTTATTGCAGGGATGTTTATTGGCGCTGGATTATACTTCAGTGGCGGTTCAGCAGCACCTGTCCCTGCAGCTGCTGTAGCCGAAGCTGAGGCTGATAATACTGGTAAGGTTGATCCGGTGGTTGAAGGAGATCACATCAAAGGATCACTTGAGGCGCCAATCAAGGTGGTTGAGTTTTCTGATTTCGACTGCCCATTTTGTAGCCGTTTCCATGAAGTAATGGACCAGGTGGTGGCAAAGTATGATGATGTTGCCTGGGTGTATCGTCACATGCCGCTTGAGCAGTTGCATCCCAATGCGCCGTATGTAGCAGTTGCATCCGAGTGTGTTGCGGAGCTGGCAGGCAATGACGGTTTTTGGAAATTTACTGACGCGTATTTTGCTGCCCGTGGAGCTGGTGAACAAACTGCTCATGAAACACTAGTTACGACTCTTGCTGCCAATGCGGGGGTGACTAAAGCTGCACTTACAGAGTGCTTGGAGAGCGGCCGCAATAACAGCAAGGTGCAAGATGATGTAAATGATGCAGTCGAAACTGGTGGTCGTGGTACGCCGTGGAGCATCATCATTGGTCCGTCTGGTAAGACATATCCAATCAACGGTGCGTTGCCGCAGGCTGCAGTCGAGCAGCTCATTGAGGCTGCGCGTAGTGATGCGTAA
- a CDS encoding diacylglycerol kinase — protein sequence MITRYFNRFPHAIRGLTYGFKNDFGIRTQLYLAILVGMSTCYFLTPLSSTELLFVVLACTLIIITELQNSALEAALDKLHPELHDTIKHSKDMAAAAVLVAGIFLLITLVVVALPRL from the coding sequence ATGATTACACGCTATTTCAACCGGTTTCCCCATGCGATTCGTGGGCTTACGTACGGTTTTAAAAACGACTTCGGCATTCGCACCCAGCTCTATCTGGCGATCTTGGTCGGAATGAGTACCTGCTACTTTTTGACACCGCTTAGCTCCACTGAGCTTTTGTTCGTTGTTCTAGCTTGTACCCTTATTATTATTACCGAACTCCAAAACTCCGCCCTTGAAGCAGCACTCGACAAACTCCACCCCGAGCTACACGACACAATCAAACACAGTAAAGATATGGCAGCTGCCGCTGTATTGGTAGCCGGGATATTTTTACTAATCACCCTCGTAGTGGTAGCGTTACCACGCTTGTGA
- the rsgA gene encoding ribosome small subunit-dependent GTPase A: protein MVTGRVIEARRTNYAVSVEGKTWIATVRGNFHEDGAFPKVGDYVSLELLEDDKAVIEQIMERTSVIKRRGAEDDEVQIIAANVDVIFIVMGLDGDYNLSRLERYLLLAKESNIPAVVLLNKSDLAEAVEDLVAAAEVMAAGVPVYSISARTGVGMEHVMEHMSADTTAVLLGSSGAGKSTITNWLLDTEAQAVGGVREDDSRGRHTTTTRQLFVLPQGGFLIDTPGMRELGVLDGDADAEDEVFVRIEQFAEQCRYRNCDHEKSAGCAVLAAIAAGDITEREFRNYQKLLMERAYQESKGMTNSQRFNDQLQKRRSQRDEAIRRHRLSRR from the coding sequence ATGGTAACTGGTCGTGTTATTGAAGCTCGTCGTACCAACTACGCTGTTAGCGTGGAGGGTAAGACGTGGATTGCGACGGTGCGTGGAAATTTTCACGAAGACGGGGCTTTCCCAAAGGTGGGAGATTATGTCTCTTTGGAGCTCCTTGAGGATGACAAGGCGGTGATTGAACAGATCATGGAGCGAACGTCTGTTATTAAGCGACGTGGTGCAGAGGATGACGAAGTGCAAATAATTGCTGCCAATGTCGATGTTATTTTTATTGTGATGGGCCTTGATGGCGACTACAACCTTAGTCGTTTAGAGCGGTATTTGCTGCTTGCAAAAGAAAGCAACATACCTGCAGTAGTGCTTCTCAATAAGTCAGATCTAGCTGAAGCAGTGGAGGATTTGGTGGCTGCTGCAGAAGTTATGGCCGCTGGGGTGCCGGTCTACTCAATTTCGGCGCGGACTGGTGTGGGTATGGAACATGTTATGGAGCACATGAGTGCTGACACCACTGCGGTATTGCTTGGTTCATCAGGGGCGGGCAAGTCAACAATCACGAATTGGCTCTTGGATACTGAAGCGCAAGCGGTCGGTGGTGTTCGCGAAGATGATAGTCGCGGGCGTCATACAACCACGACGCGTCAGCTCTTCGTGTTGCCACAGGGCGGCTTTCTTATTGATACTCCAGGTATGCGTGAGCTTGGGGTGTTGGACGGTGACGCTGATGCTGAAGATGAGGTATTTGTGCGTATTGAGCAGTTTGCTGAGCAGTGCAGATACCGTAACTGTGATCACGAAAAAAGCGCGGGGTGTGCCGTGTTGGCAGCAATTGCAGCTGGCGACATTACTGAACGGGAGTTTCGGAACTACCAAAAACTTTTAATGGAGCGTGCGTACCAGGAGAGTAAGGGAATGACTAATAGTCAGCGATTTAACGACCAGCTTCAAAAACGGCGTAGTCAACGTGACGAGGCGATTAGACGACACCGTTTGAGTCGGCGGTGA
- a CDS encoding endolytic transglycosylase MltG gives MLKLSTIVRLVYVLVFSLTLLALCGIVLLLVSKSIILGAAERRIATETTKPFPVSVNVHTKTIAENVTVNQFYHNTLAIDPRSTDHWWNKVAAAFSDKHWYQNLASPVSRIAVIWPGERKEEVSKHMSDILHWGKAEREEFMRLMDTSAPILSEGKYFPGQYVTHKGATPLDMYTLISNSFQTTILNHYTTEVRNQVPLEDALIIASLIEREASDFDNMREVSGVIWNRLFNNMPLQLDATLQYVKGSSPYQSVWWPLVQPADKYLESPFNTYKYDGLPPAPIANPSAEAILAALNPVITDCLFYFHDKKNYYCSPTYEEHVSKLRSLYGRGS, from the coding sequence ATGTTGAAATTATCTACAATTGTCCGCCTGGTTTACGTACTTGTCTTTTCACTTACCCTGCTTGCGCTCTGCGGCATCGTGTTGTTGCTTGTCTCAAAAAGCATTATTCTTGGTGCAGCCGAGCGCAGAATTGCCACCGAGACCACCAAACCGTTCCCGGTGAGCGTAAATGTACATACCAAGACAATTGCAGAAAACGTCACCGTCAACCAGTTCTACCACAACACCTTAGCGATTGACCCTCGCTCAACCGACCACTGGTGGAATAAGGTTGCTGCAGCCTTTTCTGATAAACACTGGTACCAAAACCTCGCTTCACCCGTTAGCCGCATTGCAGTCATTTGGCCAGGTGAACGAAAAGAGGAAGTCAGCAAGCACATGAGTGACATTTTACATTGGGGGAAAGCCGAGCGTGAAGAATTCATGCGCCTAATGGACACTTCAGCTCCAATTCTGTCCGAAGGAAAGTACTTTCCTGGCCAATACGTCACTCACAAAGGCGCGACACCGCTTGATATGTACACCCTCATTAGTAACTCTTTCCAAACCACTATTCTCAATCACTACACCACCGAAGTACGCAATCAAGTTCCGCTCGAAGATGCACTTATTATTGCCTCATTAATTGAGCGTGAAGCGAGTGATTTTGACAACATGCGCGAAGTATCAGGAGTAATCTGGAATCGACTGTTTAACAATATGCCTCTCCAACTTGACGCAACACTACAGTATGTAAAAGGCAGCAGCCCGTATCAGTCAGTCTGGTGGCCGCTGGTACAGCCAGCTGATAAATACCTTGAATCTCCATTCAATACGTACAAGTACGACGGGCTACCTCCAGCTCCCATTGCCAACCCTTCTGCTGAAGCAATTCTCGCGGCACTTAATCCTGTTATAACTGACTGCCTATTTTATTTTCACGACAAGAAAAACTACTACTGCTCACCTACATATGAAGAGCATGTGAGCAAATTGCGCAGCTTGTATGGCCGAGGCTCCTAA
- the argS gene encoding arginine--tRNA ligase, with protein MKTNVLHMMQEVKEKIRQAIVAWLVEAGVDAPQVVFERAAQPEFGEYASNAAMRYAKQLGKNPLELAETLAVHLESLSIPGLMTAEAVRPGFLNLHFSPEVKIGQVGTILERRSAFGSNESHLGEKWVIEHTSPNPNKAMHIGHLRLNLVGMGIVQLMKAAGAEVIADAVYNDRGISIAKAMYGFLAHMKQNDAVPTDIQYWISHKEAWLTPEAKGMKPDEFITECYVLGEADTKASLEIDAAVRQMVVAWEAEDAAVWELWRHVLQFAYDGNERVLARLGSHWDKVWYEHEHYQAGKAYIERGLESGLFTKLEDGAILTNLEKQYKLPDTILLKNDGTSLYITQDIALTDLKKRTYGADRLVWVIGPDQSLALKQLFAVCEQLGIGSLDEFTHVSYGYVGLKNEDGSFKKMSSRAGTVVLLDDVIDTVKATICERFKAEEKHDVATREALSETLALAAVKFAFLKSDRMQDISFDLQQSVDVQGDSGMYVEYTYVRTQSILKKAGMVSVETIPAVAELGVEAELLRTMLYFEDVVQKSIDDLSVHHVAQYLLELCAAFNSWYGKEVILDGTEREAYRLAIVAAVGQLIENGGALLGIEMVDEM; from the coding sequence ATGAAAACAAACGTTTTACATATGATGCAAGAGGTTAAAGAAAAGATTCGTCAGGCAATTGTTGCATGGCTGGTTGAAGCCGGAGTGGATGCGCCACAGGTGGTTTTTGAGCGGGCGGCTCAGCCAGAGTTTGGCGAGTACGCTTCAAATGCGGCTATGCGTTACGCCAAGCAGCTAGGCAAAAACCCGCTCGAACTAGCAGAAACGCTCGCGGTTCATTTAGAATCTTTGTCTATTCCCGGGCTCATGACTGCTGAAGCGGTGCGTCCAGGTTTTTTGAATTTGCATTTTAGTCCGGAGGTTAAGATTGGACAAGTCGGTACTATTCTTGAACGACGTAGCGCATTTGGCAGCAATGAATCACACCTTGGTGAGAAATGGGTCATTGAGCATACCTCACCTAATCCAAATAAAGCCATGCATATTGGCCACCTACGTCTCAATCTAGTCGGCATGGGTATTGTGCAGCTCATGAAAGCGGCCGGGGCGGAAGTAATTGCTGACGCGGTGTACAACGACCGAGGAATCTCAATTGCCAAGGCAATGTACGGCTTTTTGGCTCACATGAAGCAAAATGACGCGGTGCCAACCGATATACAATATTGGATTTCACACAAGGAAGCGTGGTTGACGCCAGAAGCAAAAGGCATGAAGCCGGATGAGTTCATTACGGAGTGTTACGTGCTGGGCGAAGCTGATACGAAAGCGAGTCTTGAAATTGATGCGGCAGTGCGTCAGATGGTGGTTGCTTGGGAAGCTGAAGATGCTGCGGTATGGGAATTGTGGCGCCATGTACTCCAGTTTGCATATGACGGCAACGAGCGTGTGCTAGCGCGACTTGGAAGTCATTGGGATAAGGTGTGGTATGAGCATGAGCATTACCAGGCCGGTAAGGCGTATATTGAGCGCGGCTTAGAGAGCGGTCTCTTTACCAAACTCGAAGATGGGGCAATCCTGACGAATCTTGAGAAGCAGTACAAGTTGCCAGACACAATTCTTCTTAAAAACGACGGCACTTCATTGTATATTACTCAAGATATTGCACTCACTGATCTTAAGAAGCGCACGTATGGTGCCGACCGCCTCGTGTGGGTGATTGGTCCTGATCAATCTCTGGCACTGAAGCAACTCTTTGCGGTTTGTGAACAGCTCGGTATTGGTTCTCTTGATGAGTTTACTCATGTTTCATATGGGTACGTGGGACTTAAGAATGAAGATGGTTCATTTAAGAAGATGTCATCGCGCGCAGGTACGGTGGTGCTTTTAGATGATGTAATTGATACCGTTAAGGCAACTATTTGCGAACGATTCAAAGCGGAAGAAAAACATGATGTCGCTACTCGTGAAGCGCTTTCTGAAACATTGGCTCTGGCAGCGGTGAAGTTTGCTTTTTTGAAGTCTGATCGTATGCAAGATATATCATTTGATCTTCAACAGTCGGTGGATGTGCAGGGTGATTCCGGTATGTATGTCGAATATACGTATGTGCGGACACAGTCGATTCTAAAGAAGGCCGGAATGGTTTCGGTCGAAACCATTCCGGCCGTTGCCGAACTAGGTGTGGAAGCTGAACTGCTACGTACCATGCTCTATTTTGAAGATGTGGTGCAAAAATCAATCGATGATCTCTCGGTACATCATGTGGCTCAGTATTTGCTTGAGCTTTGTGCGGCATTTAACAGCTGGTACGGCAAGGAGGTAATTCTTGATGGTACTGAGCGTGAAGCATACCGGCTTGCGATTGTTGCTGCGGTAGGGCAGTTGATTGAAAATGGCGGTGCACTTCTTGGTATTGAAATGGTAGATGAAATGTAG
- a CDS encoding thioredoxin domain-containing protein — protein sequence MKNPWVIIGIICVALFGGAIWYSGSSAEQYNEGLIETEHVKGNSEASVVLLEYSDLQCPACAAFQPALSSVLEAYGDNLRFEYRHFPLPIHPHSVEAAVASEAAAQQGKFFEFSDMLFERQQEWAGMAVPQTQFVKYADELGMDVDLFRKQLRAPNLKDKVQAQFNEARELGLTGTPTFFLNGKKMEMESYQDFITQIALAVNPETASSTNDESGVTFGF from the coding sequence ATGAAAAATCCATGGGTAATTATCGGCATCATCTGTGTCGCGCTCTTCGGCGGAGCGATTTGGTATTCAGGCTCTTCGGCGGAGCAATATAATGAAGGTTTGATTGAAACAGAACACGTAAAGGGCAATTCGGAAGCATCGGTGGTGCTGTTGGAGTACAGTGATTTGCAGTGTCCAGCGTGTGCTGCGTTTCAGCCAGCACTTAGTAGTGTACTTGAGGCTTATGGTGACAATCTTCGCTTTGAGTATCGGCATTTTCCACTACCGATTCATCCACATTCAGTAGAAGCGGCCGTGGCTTCTGAAGCAGCTGCACAGCAAGGTAAATTCTTCGAGTTTAGCGATATGCTCTTTGAGCGACAGCAGGAGTGGGCAGGTATGGCTGTGCCACAGACGCAGTTTGTAAAGTATGCCGATGAACTTGGTATGGATGTTGATTTGTTTCGCAAGCAGCTCCGTGCGCCAAACCTAAAAGATAAAGTGCAGGCGCAGTTCAATGAAGCTCGTGAGCTTGGTCTAACTGGTACTCCAACTTTCTTTCTTAATGGCAAGAAGATGGAGATGGAGTCATATCAAGACTTTATTACGCAGATTGCACTAGCAGTAAATCCTGAAACGGCATCGAGCACCAATGATGAGTCAGGTGTTACGTTTGGTTTCTAA
- a CDS encoding cation-transporting P-type ATPase, which yields MISTPHRPWSDAEEEVLNALHTNEQHGLTEVEAVTRRKEFGENIFESEQKKGPMTILLQQFTSPLIIILCIATVITAGLQEWLDMSIIAFAVIVNAILGFIQEYKAERAIDSLKSYITHRTLVIRDGHESEIDPRYIVPGDILHVTHGARITADARIIKEINFTADEAILTGESLPVEKTIEPLSETATLPERTNMLYAGTLGIDGSAYAVVTATGYDTEIGKLARMVDETEAELTPLQKALAKLTWVIIIFTSIAVVALFAIGLWQDRELVEMLVISIAVFVGSVPEALPIGLTSILAIGVTRIAEKNGIMRSLTAAETLGSTSVIITDKTGTLTQANMQLIDIDSTKQLLEPEFTPSDSEGQFTDIQHDILLLARSASDVVIENPEEDPSVWVMNGSGLETNIVRAAGAHGIRQTAADRSDIQIRIPFSSKYKFSVVRIPSGYLPKDFAQFEDPHVVMGAPDILIDRSYYEHEIKEQLKASVNEHSKYGRRVLGIALLTPHTDPTAITVEHVTNLMFLGVLSFHDPIRPEVPEALKRISSYGTRVVMATGDLPGTALAIAREVGWEVSEANVLTGAQLQQLSDEELIDLLDRISIYARVTPKDKLRVTKLFQARGEIVAMTGDGVNDSPSLKAANIGIAVGSGSDVAKSVADLILLDDNFKTIVATIEEGKQILANIKKMFVYLMSNALDELILIGGAILAGVALPLSAVQIIWVNLFTGSLPAIAFAFDRQKMKESEVTSKDFFNPRVVFLTIFIGIVVSLMLFGLYLALLSLGLAVELARAIIFASFGSYTLFIAFSFRDLSRPVYQYSLTENHTLLAGVGIGALILIATFTVPLLRETFAVEPLPLIWVGFVLAWSLVNIVVVEAAKWFANRFLV from the coding sequence ATGATTAGCACACCGCATAGACCTTGGTCAGACGCTGAGGAAGAAGTACTAAACGCGCTTCACACTAACGAGCAACATGGTCTCACAGAAGTTGAGGCAGTCACTCGCCGCAAGGAATTCGGCGAAAATATTTTTGAATCAGAACAAAAGAAGGGGCCGATGACCATTTTACTGCAACAATTCACTAGCCCGCTTATCATTATCCTTTGTATCGCGACAGTCATTACTGCCGGCCTGCAAGAGTGGCTCGACATGTCGATTATCGCGTTTGCTGTAATCGTGAACGCTATTTTGGGCTTTATACAAGAGTACAAAGCAGAGCGAGCCATCGACAGCCTCAAGTCGTACATTACCCATCGCACCTTGGTAATTCGTGACGGCCATGAGTCAGAAATTGATCCAAGGTATATCGTGCCTGGCGATATCCTCCATGTTACTCACGGTGCCCGCATCACGGCCGATGCGCGTATCATAAAAGAAATAAACTTCACCGCTGACGAGGCCATTTTGACTGGCGAATCACTTCCGGTGGAAAAAACTATTGAGCCACTCTCGGAAACTGCCACCCTGCCCGAACGCACCAACATGCTCTACGCCGGCACACTCGGTATCGACGGTTCCGCCTATGCTGTTGTAACCGCAACCGGCTACGACACCGAGATTGGCAAGCTTGCCCGCATGGTTGACGAAACCGAAGCTGAGCTTACTCCACTCCAGAAGGCACTCGCCAAGCTCACGTGGGTCATTATTATTTTCACCAGTATTGCAGTAGTGGCGCTTTTTGCCATTGGCCTATGGCAAGATCGTGAGCTAGTGGAGATGTTGGTCATTTCAATCGCAGTGTTTGTCGGCTCGGTGCCTGAAGCTCTCCCCATTGGCCTCACCTCAATTTTGGCTATTGGCGTCACCCGCATTGCAGAAAAGAACGGCATCATGCGCAGTCTTACCGCAGCTGAAACGCTTGGTTCAACGTCTGTGATTATCACCGACAAGACCGGCACCTTGACCCAAGCTAATATGCAGCTTATCGACATTGATTCGACCAAGCAGCTTCTGGAGCCTGAATTTACACCTTCAGATAGCGAAGGACAGTTTACCGACATACAACACGACATTTTGCTTCTTGCTCGCTCTGCCTCCGACGTAGTCATTGAAAACCCTGAGGAAGATCCGAGTGTCTGGGTTATGAATGGATCAGGCCTAGAAACCAACATTGTTCGCGCCGCTGGAGCACACGGTATAAGACAAACCGCGGCAGATCGTTCTGACATTCAGATTCGTATCCCGTTCAGCTCGAAGTATAAGTTTTCTGTAGTACGTATCCCCAGCGGTTATCTTCCAAAAGATTTTGCACAATTCGAAGACCCTCACGTGGTCATGGGTGCTCCAGACATACTCATCGATCGTTCGTACTACGAGCACGAAATTAAGGAACAGTTAAAGGCATCGGTTAATGAACACAGCAAGTACGGCCGGCGAGTACTCGGCATTGCCCTCCTTACTCCGCACACAGACCCAACTGCTATTACTGTCGAGCATGTAACCAACCTCATGTTCCTTGGTGTACTCAGTTTTCATGACCCGATTCGACCGGAAGTGCCAGAAGCCCTAAAGCGCATCAGCTCATATGGCACTCGCGTGGTCATGGCTACCGGTGACCTGCCTGGCACAGCGCTGGCAATTGCTCGCGAAGTTGGCTGGGAGGTGAGTGAAGCAAACGTCCTTACCGGAGCTCAACTACAACAACTCTCAGATGAAGAGCTCATTGACCTACTCGATCGCATCAGCATCTATGCTCGAGTAACACCCAAAGATAAGCTTCGTGTCACAAAACTCTTCCAAGCCCGTGGTGAAATTGTGGCAATGACTGGAGATGGTGTAAACGACTCCCCATCGCTTAAAGCTGCCAACATTGGCATCGCTGTTGGCTCAGGAAGTGACGTAGCCAAAAGCGTCGCTGATCTTATTTTGCTTGACGATAACTTCAAAACAATTGTCGCGACCATTGAAGAGGGCAAGCAGATCTTGGCCAATATAAAAAAAATGTTCGTGTACTTAATGTCAAACGCGCTGGACGAGCTCATTTTGATTGGCGGCGCAATCCTGGCCGGTGTCGCACTGCCACTTTCTGCCGTGCAGATTATCTGGGTCAATCTCTTTACCGGCAGCCTACCAGCTATTGCTTTTGCCTTTGATCGCCAAAAGATGAAAGAAAGTGAGGTGACCAGCAAAGATTTCTTCAATCCTCGCGTGGTATTTCTTACTATTTTCATTGGCATTGTCGTCTCACTGATGCTCTTTGGCCTATACCTTGCACTCCTCAGTCTTGGCTTAGCAGTTGAGCTGGCTAGAGCCATCATATTTGCCAGTTTTGGCTCGTACACGCTGTTTATTGCTTTCTCATTCCGCGACCTCAGCCGTCCCGTCTACCAGTATTCACTAACCGAAAACCACACACTGCTAGCAGGTGTTGGCATTGGCGCCTTGATTCTCATTGCCACTTTCACCGTACCCTTGTTGCGCGAAACATTTGCTGTTGAGCCGCTGCCACTGATTTGGGTCGGCTTTGTACTGGCATGGAGCCTTGTAAACATTGTAGTGGTAGAAGCAGCTAAATGGTTTGCCAACCGCTTTTTGGTGTAG
- a CDS encoding ABC transporter permease, whose product MKNRFLISESFQALRSNPLRSFLTVIGIVVGIFSVTAMLALGEGLSSNVMDRFSSFASGDLTVSGDIGYADFAWMEEQPYVKSALASKSVNGAEVIAFGADFSPTLQIVIGDYEGVQNYDVVEGEVFDFTDPSYGESVVVVSDGFADTVLEETGYSVLGEEITISGSKYTVIGVIESSSMMFTRGDGLMLVPYDRAVGTLTSTKYFSSVAILLEDATYYEIAGQHILESLNASRQLADDSSDMFSVETAQAFIESAEETTQMISLFLGIVGGIALFVGGIGTMNMMLTTVTERTKEIGLRKAVGARDRDIMLQILIESVVLTGFGGLIGILLSLGAGKLANQVFADSDLITVLVNTQVIAIAAIVSLLVGVVFGLYPARNASRLQPVDALRSE is encoded by the coding sequence ATGAAAAATCGTTTCTTAATTTCTGAGTCATTCCAAGCTTTACGAAGCAATCCGTTGCGGTCGTTTTTGACGGTGATTGGTATTGTGGTTGGGATTTTTTCGGTCACTGCCATGCTGGCGCTTGGTGAAGGTCTGTCGTCAAACGTGATGGATAGATTCAGTTCCTTTGCTTCTGGAGACCTAACCGTATCTGGTGATATCGGCTACGCTGACTTTGCCTGGATGGAAGAACAGCCGTATGTAAAAAGTGCCTTGGCATCGAAGTCAGTAAATGGCGCAGAGGTGATTGCCTTTGGTGCTGATTTTTCACCAACACTGCAGATTGTGATTGGTGACTATGAGGGAGTGCAAAATTACGATGTGGTCGAGGGTGAGGTATTTGATTTTACTGACCCAAGCTATGGCGAGTCGGTGGTGGTTGTGTCGGATGGTTTTGCTGATACGGTGCTGGAGGAGACAGGCTACTCCGTCCTGGGTGAGGAGATTACTATTAGCGGGAGTAAGTACACCGTGATTGGCGTCATTGAGTCGAGCTCAATGATGTTTACGCGGGGGGATGGTCTTATGCTGGTACCGTATGATCGTGCAGTTGGTACACTCACAAGTACGAAGTACTTTTCTTCGGTAGCGATTTTGCTTGAAGACGCAACCTACTATGAAATCGCGGGGCAGCATATCCTTGAGTCGCTTAATGCGTCTCGGCAGCTTGCAGACGATAGTAGCGACATGTTTAGTGTTGAGACGGCGCAAGCATTTATTGAAAGTGCGGAGGAGACTACGCAGATGATTAGTCTGTTCTTGGGAATTGTTGGTGGGATTGCGCTCTTTGTCGGCGGTATCGGCACTATGAATATGATGCTTACTACCGTGACTGAGCGTACGAAAGAGATTGGGTTGCGCAAGGCGGTAGGTGCGCGTGACCGCGATATTATGCTTCAGATACTCATTGAGTCGGTAGTGCTGACTGGCTTTGGTGGCCTTATCGGTATCTTACTTAGTCTGGGGGCTGGTAAACTGGCCAATCAGGTCTTTGCTGATAGTGATCTCATTACGGTACTTGTGAATACCCAGGTGATTGCGATTGCCGCGATTGTATCGCTTTTGGTGGGTGTGGTCTTTGGGCTGTACCCGGCACGCAATGCTTCGCGCCTCCAGCCGGTGGATGCCTTGCGGAGCGAATAG